One part of the Drosophila teissieri strain GT53w chromosome 3R, Prin_Dtei_1.1, whole genome shotgun sequence genome encodes these proteins:
- the LOC122620433 gene encoding uncharacterized protein LOC122620433: MNFSWLTIFVLALIAMTVSAKNCPAPFKKEGNDCAVKRTIHGECPPKSQYQPSVNLCVYKN, translated from the coding sequence ATGAACTTCTCGTGGCTCACCATCTTCGTCTTGGCCCTCATCGCCATGACCGTTTCGGCCAAGAACTGCCCCGCCCCATTCAAGAAGGAGGGTAACGATTGTGCCGTAAAGCGTACCATCCATGGAGAGTGCCCACCAAAATCGCAATACCAGCCAAGCGTCAATCTGTGTGTCtacaaaaactaa
- the LOC122620432 gene encoding uncharacterized protein LOC122620432: MLLKCTWLLVLVLSLMAGAFASSGCPAGYTAENKRCTIERPVHGSCPPGSSYSLNINKCVHS, encoded by the coding sequence ATGCTGTTGAAATGCACTTGGCTCTTGGTGTTGGTCCTGTCACTGATGGCAGGAGCCTTCGCCAGCAGCGGATGTCCTGCAGGATACACTGCCGAGAACAAGCGGTGCACCATCGAGCGTCCTGTTCACGGCTCCTGTCCCCCCGGCTCCTCCTACAGCCTGAACATTAACAAGTGTGTCCACTCGTAA
- the LOC122620363 gene encoding fructose-bisphosphate aldolase — MTTHFYYPNKELQEELICISKALVAPGKGILAADESSAVMGKRFQLIGVENTEENRRIYRQMLFTTDPKIAENISGVIFYHETLHQRTDDGLPFVEALRRKGILTGIKVDKHFSPLFGSEDEFTTQGLDDLANRCAQYKKEGCSFAKWRCILKITKNTPSPQAILENANVMARYAAICQSQRLVPIISPEVLATGDHDLDRCQKVNEILLAGVYKALSDHHVFLEGTLLQPSMVMPGLQSNKNHPPSDIGMATVLAIRRTVPPAVMGVLFCSGAQSEEEASVHLNAINNVPLCKPWAMSFAFDRALQTSILRTWGGKKEQITHAQNELIKRCRANGLASIGKYVVGSVESSAATERLIQEAVEF; from the exons ATGACGACCCACTTCTACTACCCGAacaaggagctgcaggaggagcTCATCTGCATATCGAAGGCGTTGGTGGCTCCTGGAAAGGGTATCCTGGCGGCCGACGAGTCCAGTGCGGTGATGGGCAAGCGGTTCCAGCTGATCGGTGTGGAGAACACGGAGGAGAATCGCCGGATATACCGACAAATGCTATTCACCACCGATCCGAAGATAGCGGAGAATATATCCGGCGTGATATTCTACCATGAAACACTGCATCAGCGCACGGATGACGGACTGCCATTTGTGGAGGCCCTCCGAAGGAAGGGCATCCTGACGGGAATCAAGGTGGACAAGCACTTTTCACCACTCTTTGGCTCCGAGGATGAGTTCACTACCCAGGGTCTGGATGATCTGGCCAATCGGTGTGCCCAGTACAAGAAGGAGGGCTGCAGCTTTGCCAAGTGGCGCTGCATCCTGAAGATCACCAAGAACACTCCTTCACCGCAGGCTATCTTGGAGAATGCGAATGTAATGGCCCGCTATGCGGCCATCTGCCAATCGCAGCGACTAGTGCCCATCATTAGTCCCGAGGTCCTGGCCACCGGAGATCATGACTTGGATCGGTGTCAGAAGGTCAACGAAATCCTTCTGGCTGGAGTGTACAAGGCTCTCAGTGATCACCACGTTTTCCTCGAGGGAACTCTGCTGCAACCCAGCATGGTGATGCCTGGACTGCAGAGCAATAAGAACCATCCACCATCGGACATTGGAATGGCTACAGTTCTCGCCATCAGGCGAACTGTACCTCCGGCCGTCATGG GAGTCCTGTTCTGCAGTGGCGCTCAATCGGAAGAGGAGGCCTCGGTTCATTTGAATGCCATTAACAATGTTCCGCTCTGTAAGCCCTGGGCCATGAGCTTCGCCTTTGATCGGGCACTTCAAACGTCGATTCTGAGGACTTGGGGCGGCAAGAAGGAGCAGATCACCCATGCTCAGAACGAACTCATCAAGCGATGCAGG gcTAATGGCCTGGCAAGCATTGGAAAATATGTAGTTGGGTCCGTGGAAAGCTCGGCGGCCACTGAAAGACTCATTCAGGAAGCGGTGGAATTCTAA